From Entelurus aequoreus isolate RoL-2023_Sb linkage group LG22, RoL_Eaeq_v1.1, whole genome shotgun sequence, one genomic window encodes:
- the LOC133639674 gene encoding small ribosomal subunit protein eS6 isoform X3, with protein sequence MAAEVGADPLGDEWKGYVVRISGGNDKQGFPMKQGVLTQGRVRLLLSKGHSCYRPRRTGERKRKSVRGCIVDANLSVLNLVIIKKGEKDIPGLTDSAVPRRLGPKRASKIRKLFNLAKEDDVRQYVVRRPLTKEGKKQRSKAPKIQRLVTPRVLQHKRRRIALKKQRTQKNKEEASEYAKLLAKRMKEAKEKRQEQIAKRRRLSSLRASQSKSESSQK encoded by the exons ATGGCCGCCGAAGTGGGCGCTGACCCCTTAGGAGACGAGTGGAAG GGCTACGTTGTGCGCATCAGCGGAGGCAATGACAAGCAGGGCTTCCCCATGAAGCAAGGCGTGCTGACTCAGGGCCGCGTGCGCCTGCTGCTCAGCAAGGGCCACTCCTGCTACCGGCCCCGCAGGACCGGCGAGCGCAAGCGCAAGTCTGTCCGTGGCTGCATCGTCGACGCCAACCTTAGCGTGCTCAACTTGGTCATTATCAAGAAAG GCGAGAAGGACATTCCCGGCCTCACTGACAGCGCCGTCCCTCGCCGCCTGGGTCCCAAGAGGGCCAGTAAGATCCGCAAGCTCTTCAACCTGGCCAAGGAGGATGATGTCAGACAGTATGTGGTGAGGAGACCCTTGACCAAGGAAG GCAAGAAGCAAAGATCCAAGGCTCCCAAGATCCAGAGACTGGTGACCCCTCGTGTGCTGCAGCACAAACGTCGCCGTATCGCCCTGAAGAAGCAGCGCACCCAGAAGAACAAAGAGGAGGCATCAGAGTACGCCAAGCTGCTGGCCAAGAGGATGAAG GAAGCCAAAGAGAAGCGGCAGGAACAGATTGCAAAGAGGCGTCGCCTTTCTTCTCTCAGAGCCTCCcaatccaagtcagagtccagcCAAAAGTGA
- the LOC133639674 gene encoding small ribosomal subunit protein eS6 isoform X2 → MKLNISFPATGCQKLIEVDDERKLRTFYEKRMAAEVGADPLGDEWKGYVVRISGGNDKQGFPMKQGVLTQGRVRLLLSKGHSCYRPRRTGERKRKSVRGCIVDANLSVLNLVIIKKGEKDIPGLTDSAVPRRLGPKRASKIRKLFNLAKEDDVRQYVVRRPLTKEGKKQRSKAPKIQRLVTPRVLQHKRRRIALKKQRTQKNKEEASEYAKLLAKRMKEAKEKRQEQIAKRRRLSSLRASQSKSESSQK, encoded by the exons ATGAAG CTAAACATCTCATTCCCGGCTACTGGCTGCCAAAAGCTCATTGAAGTGGATGATGAGCGTAAGCTGCGTACCTTCTATGAGAAGCGTATGGCCGCCGAAGTGGGCGCTGACCCCTTAGGAGACGAGTGGAAG GGCTACGTTGTGCGCATCAGCGGAGGCAATGACAAGCAGGGCTTCCCCATGAAGCAAGGCGTGCTGACTCAGGGCCGCGTGCGCCTGCTGCTCAGCAAGGGCCACTCCTGCTACCGGCCCCGCAGGACCGGCGAGCGCAAGCGCAAGTCTGTCCGTGGCTGCATCGTCGACGCCAACCTTAGCGTGCTCAACTTGGTCATTATCAAGAAAG GCGAGAAGGACATTCCCGGCCTCACTGACAGCGCCGTCCCTCGCCGCCTGGGTCCCAAGAGGGCCAGTAAGATCCGCAAGCTCTTCAACCTGGCCAAGGAGGATGATGTCAGACAGTATGTGGTGAGGAGACCCTTGACCAAGGAAG GCAAGAAGCAAAGATCCAAGGCTCCCAAGATCCAGAGACTGGTGACCCCTCGTGTGCTGCAGCACAAACGTCGCCGTATCGCCCTGAAGAAGCAGCGCACCCAGAAGAACAAAGAGGAGGCATCAGAGTACGCCAAGCTGCTGGCCAAGAGGATGAAG GAAGCCAAAGAGAAGCGGCAGGAACAGATTGCAAAGAGGCGTCGCCTTTCTTCTCTCAGAGCCTCCcaatccaagtcagagtccagcCAAAAGTGA